In the Leptolyngbya sp. FACHB-261 genome, one interval contains:
- a CDS encoding acetamidase/formamidase family protein codes for MAQHEHDSEQNPRSDHGVGHDCNDHTHGLANLDSEVSEPDPPAQFLSKQSRRAFLVSSGAAAALGADYAVGFLRNPEQAQAETVAAADSIRDAGNIHILKATPQTCFWGFFDKTLPPVLTIDSGDIVYVEALTHHAGDAPDLLMDTGVKEVYDKVTDRGPGVHVMTGPIAVRGAEPGDTLMVRILKTQPRLPYGSNIAAHWGYLYDAFKKERITIYKLDFEAGLAQPAFAYDFKGRPLYDKAGFVTAPDAASRQPFKTKVAIPMRPHFGVMGVAPGESGRINSIPPGPFGGNIDNWRIGAGATMYYPVFNRGANFFIGDPHMAQGDAELAGTAIEASLNGYLQIFVIKDFPITNPILETDTHWITHGFNEDLNKAMRQSADQMLKFLQTKRAMSADEAYTLMSVAVDFGVTQVVDMRQGCHAALPKSLFLPTPYSS; via the coding sequence ATGGCGCAACATGAGCACGATTCCGAGCAAAATCCTCGATCGGATCATGGAGTAGGTCATGACTGTAATGATCACACGCATGGCTTAGCAAATCTTGATTCGGAAGTGAGTGAACCGGATCCCCCAGCGCAATTTTTATCGAAGCAGTCGCGGCGGGCCTTTTTAGTTTCTAGCGGGGCCGCCGCAGCGTTAGGTGCAGATTACGCAGTTGGTTTCTTACGCAACCCAGAACAAGCCCAGGCAGAAACCGTTGCAGCCGCTGATTCAATTCGCGATGCTGGTAATATTCACATCCTCAAAGCCACACCACAGACTTGCTTTTGGGGCTTTTTTGATAAAACTCTGCCTCCCGTTTTGACGATTGACTCTGGCGATATTGTCTATGTCGAAGCCCTCACACATCACGCAGGGGATGCTCCCGATTTACTGATGGATACGGGGGTCAAAGAAGTCTATGACAAGGTAACTGACCGGGGCCCAGGCGTGCATGTGATGACTGGCCCGATTGCCGTCCGAGGCGCGGAGCCAGGCGATACGCTGATGGTCCGAATTCTGAAAACTCAGCCACGGCTGCCCTATGGCAGTAACATTGCTGCCCACTGGGGCTACCTCTACGACGCCTTCAAAAAAGAGCGCATTACTATCTATAAACTCGACTTTGAGGCGGGTCTAGCTCAACCAGCATTTGCCTATGATTTCAAAGGGCGACCGCTGTATGACAAAGCCGGTTTTGTAACTGCTCCTGATGCTGCTAGCCGTCAACCTTTCAAAACCAAAGTTGCGATTCCTATGCGTCCTCACTTCGGCGTTATGGGTGTAGCGCCAGGTGAAAGTGGGCGGATTAACAGTATCCCACCGGGTCCTTTTGGCGGCAATATTGACAACTGGCGCATCGGCGCTGGAGCCACGATGTATTACCCGGTTTTCAATAGAGGAGCCAATTTCTTTATCGGTGATCCGCACATGGCTCAAGGTGATGCCGAACTGGCTGGCACTGCAATTGAAGCTTCGCTCAATGGCTATCTTCAGATCTTTGTGATCAAAGATTTCCCCATTACCAATCCCATTCTGGAAACTGATACCCATTGGATTACCCACGGCTTCAATGAAGACCTCAACAAGGCCATGCGTCAATCAGCGGATCAAATGTTGAAGTTTCTACAAACGAAGCGAGCCATGAGCGCTGATGAAGCCTACACCTTGATGTCTGTTGCGGTAGATTTTGGCGTGACACAGGTGGTGGATATGCGCCAGGGCTGTCATGCGGCGCTGCCCAAGAGCCTGTTCTTGCCCACACCCTATTCAAGCTAA
- the acsF gene encoding magnesium-protoporphyrin IX monomethyl ester (oxidative) cyclase → MVDSLHKADSLQEQRPGVKVPSKDTILTPRFYTTNFEEMAELDISSREADFQALLDEFRTDYNRHHFVRGDAFNQSLDHLDPEARRLFVEFLERSCTAEFSGFLLYKELSRKLKDSSPVLAECFNLMSRDEARHAGFLNKAMSDFNLALDLSFLTKSKSYTYFAPKFIFYATYLSEKIGYWRYIKIYRHLEAHPENRIYPIFQFFENWCQDESRHGDFFALLMKSQPQFLNDWKAKLWCRFFLLSVFATMYMNDVALRPEFYQLLGMNPRDYDLDVIEKTNRDAAKVFPVVLDTANPEFTARLDNCVDKARRLSAIGKSNAPALIQSLQKVPPILGIGWQLIRLYFMKPVPAAAPGTVR, encoded by the coding sequence ATGGTAGATTCCCTTCATAAAGCAGACTCGCTCCAAGAGCAGCGCCCCGGCGTGAAGGTTCCGTCTAAGGACACGATCCTGACGCCCCGCTTCTACACCACCAACTTCGAGGAGATGGCTGAGCTGGATATCTCCAGCCGAGAAGCTGACTTTCAGGCACTCCTAGATGAGTTCCGCACGGACTACAATCGTCACCATTTCGTGCGTGGGGATGCCTTCAATCAGTCGCTGGATCACCTCGACCCGGAAGCCCGCCGCTTGTTTGTCGAGTTTCTAGAGCGTTCTTGTACTGCTGAATTTTCAGGCTTTCTGCTTTATAAGGAACTCTCACGCAAGCTCAAAGACAGCAGCCCTGTTTTGGCGGAATGCTTCAACTTGATGAGCCGTGACGAGGCGCGTCATGCAGGTTTCCTCAACAAGGCCATGTCAGACTTCAATCTGGCGCTGGACCTGTCATTCTTAACCAAGAGTAAGAGCTACACCTATTTCGCACCCAAGTTTATTTTCTACGCGACTTATCTGTCCGAGAAAATTGGCTACTGGCGCTACATCAAAATCTATCGCCACCTGGAAGCGCATCCCGAAAATCGCATCTACCCCATCTTCCAATTCTTCGAGAATTGGTGCCAGGATGAAAGCCGCCACGGTGACTTCTTCGCGCTGTTGATGAAGTCGCAGCCCCAGTTTTTGAATGACTGGAAAGCGAAGTTGTGGTGCCGCTTCTTCCTGTTGTCGGTGTTCGCCACCATGTACATGAACGATGTGGCTCTCCGTCCTGAGTTTTATCAACTCCTGGGCATGAATCCTCGCGATTATGACTTGGATGTGATCGAGAAGACTAACCGTGATGCCGCTAAGGTTTTCCCAGTTGTTCTCGATACGGCCAATCCGGAGTTCACCGCTCGCCTGGATAATTGCGTGGACAAGGCTCGTAGACTGTCTGCCATTGGCAAATCTAATGCTCCGGCACTGATCCAGTCCTTGCAAAAGGTACCTCCGATTCTGGGCATCGGCTGGCAATTGATCCGCCTGTATTTTATGAAGCCAGTGCCTGCTGCGGCACCGGGAACTGTCCGTTAA
- a CDS encoding YgiT-type zinc finger protein, which produces MSQCDVCGSVEFHEELVSEVFQIDSKPVLVENIPAKVCARCGELVFSRETTERIRRMVHGEVAPERSMSIDVFVY; this is translated from the coding sequence ATGTCTCAATGTGATGTCTGCGGCTCAGTAGAGTTCCATGAGGAACTTGTCAGTGAAGTGTTTCAGATTGACAGCAAACCTGTCTTGGTTGAAAACATTCCTGCAAAAGTGTGTGCACGTTGCGGTGAACTTGTTTTCAGCCGCGAAACCACAGAAAGAATCAGGCGGATGGTTCATGGAGAGGTTGCACCGGAGAGGTCGATGAGTATTGACGTTTTTGTCTATTAG
- a CDS encoding DUF4258 domain-containing protein: MPEVSKEAVGLDDAVQSLVKSIEEIRGQLCSGQFEFSRHAFRRTVERNISEYEIREVGKDAILIEDYPDDKYSLSCLLLGFTSAGRPLHLQVSVIDAELVKIITIYEPDPIQWIDYSRRR; the protein is encoded by the coding sequence ATGCCAGAAGTATCTAAAGAGGCTGTGGGCTTAGATGACGCGGTACAATCCCTTGTGAAATCAATTGAAGAGATTCGAGGCCAGCTTTGCTCTGGGCAATTTGAGTTTAGCCGTCACGCGTTCAGGCGGACAGTTGAGCGCAATATCAGTGAATATGAAATCAGAGAGGTTGGAAAGGATGCAATCTTAATTGAGGATTATCCGGATGATAAATACTCTCTGAGCTGTCTGTTGCTGGGTTTTACGAGTGCAGGCCGACCTCTACATCTTCAGGTCTCAGTCATTGATGCAGAGTTAGTTAAGATCATTACGATTTACGAGCCTGACCCAATCCAGTGGATTGATTATTCAAGACGGAGGTAG
- a CDS encoding peroxiredoxin: MVQALQTGLDTLKNAKLLSPKLRTRRLVNHLLPIPATPILRIGQIPPDFELPLIEPDPQPDSEPAKIRRSEFCKTHRFTVLSFTRIFSDEHYCPLCFPHQIALRDNIKQIRDLGAEVLMVAGIPSDQGRKVISDLHLNYPVLSDPNCGTFRLYHTGQALGAPLPATFILDNHGRLRYQYLFRFQEANPPINEILQTLISLQVP; encoded by the coding sequence ATGGTTCAAGCGCTACAGACCGGACTAGACACCCTCAAAAACGCGAAGCTGCTTAGCCCCAAGCTCCGCACGCGCCGACTGGTCAATCATTTGCTACCGATCCCCGCCACACCAATCTTGCGCATCGGTCAGATCCCGCCTGATTTTGAATTGCCTCTGATCGAACCTGATCCCCAACCCGATAGCGAGCCAGCCAAGATTCGCCGCTCAGAGTTTTGCAAAACTCACCGCTTCACCGTGCTCTCGTTCACGCGCATCTTCTCCGATGAGCACTACTGCCCCCTGTGCTTCCCCCATCAAATCGCCCTGCGAGACAACATCAAACAGATCCGGGATCTAGGCGCTGAGGTATTGATGGTGGCGGGCATCCCGAGCGATCAAGGTCGCAAAGTCATCTCAGACTTACACCTCAATTACCCCGTTCTGTCTGACCCCAACTGCGGCACTTTTCGGCTCTACCACACCGGCCAAGCTCTAGGCGCACCACTCCCTGCCACATTCATCCTCGATAACCACGGGCGTCTGCGCTACCAATATCTTTTCCGCTTCCAAGAAGCAAATCCACCAATTAATGAAATCTTGCAAACATTGATCTCCTTGCAAGTGCCCTAG
- a CDS encoding alpha-amylase family glycosyl hydrolase, which produces MPADLLTRKRTHFVLWRPRVTEPQPTLYIGRAPQDRRDFREIPLQPDESFRDLWQVAAQDCGLAEGQVYFYWFKVCDTNAYSSGYRVLYCTDPLAYTVDRRFLAPAPGEVGGAESGDPAGVVLYQQGQLIPCDPQGQTVNWEGEPDLSTLPTNNQLVIYELPTRWAQSASDGHVVFGNGTFRDALALLEHETTAPDFATVAALDRGHAHLVELGVNALELLPASDSDDKREWGYGTANYFAADFDLGSPDSQKAPTASTDLSHLIKTCHRQGLRFFCDMVMAFSRNNPYSNINFLDFYVKHASGDPEQGSRDGFGGDLFKYNYWVEGYHPITGQKAWFVPAREYLKAHVAHWLEYYRVDGLRLDSVNNIASYDFLQEFKDFARLLWDKRGGSGDRFLVVGEDLSVPLSWIQQNRLDGLWNEKFKQIVRQVILGRNWSDEPSFEWSVRKLIDCRLLGFSDGSQAVNYLTSHDIGGLGNERFYNWLANNGVYETEERIKLAFVCLLTAVGTPMILAGDEFADQQDLDLNNEHGSNKQVDPVNYSRVSEDWRQRIFQYVARLTRFRTTSPALAVNDTQFLHSDFSEGKRVLVWKRGQGDQIAVVVANFSDYGTPPNSDYKVPNWPGISAGKTWREITQDRAVPQEWVGREPVYPWEAKVYVPV; this is translated from the coding sequence ATGCCTGCAGACCTTTTAACTCGCAAGCGGACTCATTTTGTACTGTGGCGGCCCAGAGTGACCGAGCCTCAACCGACGCTCTACATCGGTCGCGCTCCCCAGGATCGCCGAGACTTTCGGGAAATCCCCCTCCAACCTGACGAGTCGTTTCGCGACCTATGGCAAGTCGCCGCTCAAGATTGCGGCCTAGCCGAGGGGCAGGTTTACTTCTACTGGTTCAAAGTCTGCGACACCAACGCCTACAGCAGTGGCTATCGCGTTCTCTACTGCACTGATCCCCTGGCCTACACCGTTGATCGGCGCTTTCTGGCTCCCGCCCCAGGCGAGGTGGGAGGAGCCGAGAGCGGTGATCCGGCTGGCGTCGTCCTCTATCAGCAAGGCCAACTCATCCCCTGCGATCCCCAAGGTCAAACTGTCAACTGGGAAGGAGAGCCCGATCTCTCAACCCTACCCACCAATAACCAGCTAGTTATCTACGAATTGCCAACTCGCTGGGCACAGAGCGCTTCCGATGGCCATGTCGTCTTCGGCAATGGCACCTTCCGCGATGCCCTAGCTCTACTGGAGCACGAAACGACAGCACCAGATTTCGCAACCGTGGCCGCGCTCGACCGAGGCCACGCCCATCTAGTCGAGCTGGGAGTGAATGCCCTGGAACTTCTGCCAGCCAGCGATAGCGATGACAAGCGCGAATGGGGATATGGCACCGCTAATTATTTCGCTGCTGACTTCGATTTAGGCAGTCCCGATTCCCAAAAAGCCCCAACAGCCTCGACCGATTTAAGCCACCTGATTAAAACTTGCCACCGCCAGGGTCTGCGCTTCTTCTGCGATATGGTGATGGCGTTTTCGCGCAATAACCCCTACAGCAACATCAATTTCTTAGACTTCTACGTCAAACATGCCAGTGGCGATCCCGAACAGGGCAGCCGCGATGGTTTCGGTGGCGATCTATTCAAATACAACTACTGGGTTGAAGGCTATCACCCAATCACGGGCCAAAAAGCCTGGTTTGTGCCTGCACGGGAATATTTAAAAGCCCATGTTGCTCATTGGCTGGAATATTACCGAGTTGATGGCTTGCGTTTGGACAGTGTCAACAACATTGCCAGCTACGACTTTCTGCAAGAATTCAAAGACTTTGCGCGACTTCTATGGGACAAGCGGGGCGGCAGTGGCGACCGCTTTTTGGTCGTGGGTGAAGACCTCAGTGTGCCATTGAGTTGGATCCAGCAAAATCGACTGGATGGACTGTGGAATGAGAAATTTAAGCAGATTGTGCGCCAGGTGATCTTAGGGCGCAATTGGTCAGATGAACCCAGCTTTGAGTGGAGCGTGCGCAAGCTAATCGATTGCCGCTTGTTGGGTTTTAGCGATGGCTCTCAAGCGGTTAATTACCTGACCTCTCACGATATCGGTGGCCTCGGTAATGAGCGCTTCTACAACTGGTTAGCCAATAATGGCGTCTACGAGACTGAGGAACGGATCAAATTAGCTTTCGTCTGTTTGCTCACCGCCGTGGGAACGCCCATGATTCTGGCAGGCGATGAATTTGCCGACCAGCAAGATCTAGACCTCAACAACGAACACGGCAGCAACAAACAAGTTGATCCCGTCAATTACAGTCGTGTCAGTGAAGATTGGCGGCAGCGTATTTTCCAATATGTGGCTCGGCTCACCCGCTTCCGCACCACCTCGCCAGCCTTAGCTGTCAATGACACTCAGTTTTTGCACTCTGATTTTTCTGAGGGCAAGCGGGTACTAGTCTGGAAACGCGGTCAGGGCGATCAAATTGCCGTTGTCGTTGCCAACTTCTCTGATTACGGCACACCACCCAATTCAGACTACAAAGTCCCCAACTGGCCTGGCATTTCTGCTGGCAAAACCTGGCGCGAAATCACTCAAGATCGGGCTGTACCGCAGGAGTGGGTTGGCCGCGAACCGGTTTATCCCTGGGAAGCCAAAGTGTATGTCCCGGTTTAG
- a CDS encoding WGxxGxxG-CTERM domain-containing protein has product MTSTLPASAQSSGGTGGTGGTGTTTAPGGTGTSGTTAPGGTGAGTGTGAGTGTTTAPGGTGTTTAPGGTGSTGTTVPGGTGAGTGADTGTGTGSTGTGTGTTFPGSTGAPGTTGTGADTTTAPGTTGTTTAPDTTGGTTASPDAADTTASPAPAPTTANTEGDRDFDWGWLGLLGLSGLAGLLRRPEEPARYRDPNEVSRTESRY; this is encoded by the coding sequence ATGACTTCAACCCTGCCTGCTTCTGCTCAGTCTTCGGGCGGTACAGGTGGCACGGGTGGCACAGGCACGACCACTGCACCTGGTGGCACGGGTACCTCCGGTACTACCGCTCCGGGTGGTACTGGTGCAGGTACTGGCACCGGCGCTGGCACTGGCACGACTACCGCTCCCGGCGGCACTGGCACCACGACTGCACCGGGTGGTACGGGTAGCACGGGCACCACGGTTCCTGGTGGTACGGGTGCGGGCACTGGCGCGGATACCGGCACCGGTACTGGCAGCACAGGCACAGGCACAGGCACGACTTTCCCTGGTTCGACTGGGGCACCGGGCACAACTGGAACTGGCGCAGACACCACGACCGCTCCTGGCACCACAGGCACCACGACGGCTCCAGACACCACGGGTGGCACGACTGCTTCCCCTGATGCGGCGGATACCACTGCTAGCCCTGCCCCTGCGCCCACCACCGCGAACACTGAAGGCGACCGCGACTTCGATTGGGGTTGGCTAGGCTTGCTGGGTCTGTCCGGTTTGGCTGGTCTGCTCCGTCGTCCTGAGGAGCCAGCACGTTATCGCGATCCCAACGAAGTGAGCCGTACTGAGTCTCGCTACTAG